The following are encoded together in the Kwoniella europaea PYCC6329 chromosome 1, complete sequence genome:
- a CDS encoding cytoplasmic tRNA 2-thiolation protein 1: MPPTPCSLCHTARALVKRPKTGQQVCKDCFFEVFETEVHNTITEGKGIFERGEKVAIGASGGKDSTVLAHVLSVLNKRYDYGLDLFLLSIDEGITGYRDDSLETVKQNQIEYGLPLKILSYNELYGWTMDKIVEQVGRRNNCTFCGVFRRQALDRGAAQLGVDHIVTGHNADDIAETVLMNIMRGDIARLGRCTAVTTQSEDTIKRSKPFKYAYEKEIVMYAYFKKLTYFSTECIYSPDAYRGHARVFLKDLEAIRPSAIVDIIHSGESFQLEQSVQKGMKAMQTCLRCGYISSNDLCKACALLEGLEAGLDRSALRQTQANSSTAPVGHRTIPMFERYSNIGVAQPTEGIEKAVQTIEIK; the protein is encoded by the exons ATGCCACCCACGCCTTGTTCACTATGCCATACCGCAAGAGCATTGGTGAAAAGGCCGAAAACAGGTCAACAAGTTTGTAAAGATTGTTTTTTCGAGGTGTTCGAGACGGAAGTTCATAATACCATCACGgaggggaaagggatattCGAAAGGGGTGAGAAGGTAGCAATAGGTGCAAGTGGTGGGAAAG ATTCAACGGTATTGGCACACGTTTTATCGGTGTTGAATAAGCGGTACGATTACGGGCTGGACTTATTCTTACTTTCCATCGATGAGGGTATTACTGGATATAGGGATGATTCgttggag ACTGTTAAGCAGAACCAGATTGAATATGGTTTACCGCTAAAAATCCTTTCATACAATGAGTTATACGGATGGACTATGGATAAAATTGTTGAACAAGTCGGAAGACGTAATAATT GCACCTTCTGTGGTGTGTTTAGACGACAAGCACTAGATAGAGGAGCAGCGCAACTTGGAGTAGACCACATCGTCACAGGACACAACGCGGATGATATCGCTGAAACCGTGTTGATGAACA TCATGAGGGGAGATATCGCTCGTCTTGGACGATGTACCGCCGTTACCACTCAATCAGAAGATACGATCAAGAGGAGTAAACCTTTTAAATACGCTTacgagaaggagatcgtCAT GTACGCATACTTCAAGAAGCTCACTTATTTCTCTACTGAATGTATCTATTCTCCTGATG CCTACCGAGGTCACGCTCGAGTATTCTTGAAAGACCTCGAAGCGATTCGACCCAGTGCTATAGTAGATATCATACATTCCGGAGAATCATTCCAGTTGGAACAGAGTGTGCAGAAGGGAATGAAGGCGATGC AAACATGTCTGAGGTGTGGATATATCTCATCCAACGATCTATgc AAAGCATGCGCTTTGTTGGAAGGTTTAGAAGCGGGATTGGATAGATCCGCTCTA CGTCAGACACAAGCCAACTCTTCGACCGCTCCTGTCGGTCACCGTACCATCCCGATGTTCGAGCGATACAGTAACATCGGTGTGGCTCAGCCTACCGAGGGAATCGAAAAGGCCGTTCAAACTATCGAGATCAAATAG
- a CDS encoding TIGR01456 family HAD hydrolase: protein MLRSTWSVRRLVTSGQISCTRSLHSKSTPFPNKLAFAFDIDGVLKQGHHNVLPQAKRVLKLLSGEDGRLPKPIPFLLITNGGGVPDEERRAALSSELGIQLTENQLVQSHTPIKEYVDKYRDKPVLVLGGKGESCRRVAESYGLKYSYIPQDIIAWKPSIWDRTELTDEERGFARPEDFSQIPFSAALMFHDSHDWGRDITLILDLMSSHRGIFGTRREGHDRADVKGDVELVFSNADVEWRSDWPIPRLGQGAFRLSLESIYKSTTGLELPYKQFGKPFKATYDFSELMLRRYLKEVGRDPEGELNVYMVGDNPLSDIDGANRHGWSSILVRTGVFHDTHGEVPSHKPTIIADDVEKGVEWAIQEELRKGNL from the exons ATGCTCAGGTCCACCTGGAGTGTACGTAGGCTGGTGACTAGTGGCCAGATATCCTGTACGAGATCGCTGCATT CTAAATCAACACCGTTTCCTAACAAATTGGCATTCGCATTTGACATC GACGGAGTATTGAAACAAGGCCATCATAATGTTCTACCTCAGGCTAAAAGGGTATTGAAGTTGttatcaggtgaagatggtagattgcCCAA ACCAATACCCTTTCTGCTGATAACGAACGGAGGAGGCGTACCAGACGAAGAGAGACGAGCGGCCCTATCTTCTGAACTAGGTAtacag CTCACCGAAAACCAGCTGGTCCAGAGTCATACACCTATTAAAGAATATGTTGATAAATATAGGGATAAACCTGTTCTGGTATTGGGTGGGAAAGGAGAGAGCTGTAGGAGAGTTGCTGAATC ATACGGTTTGAAATACTCTTACATCCCTCAGGATATCATAGCTTGGAAACCTTCTATATGGGATAGGACCGAATtgacagatgaagaaagggGATTCGCCAGA CCTGAGGACTTTTCCCAAATACCATTTTCGGCCGCTCTGATGTTCCACGATTCTCACGATTGGGGAAGAGATATAACGCTCATATTGGATTTGATGTCTTCCCATCGGGGGATATTCGGTACGAGAAGAGAAGGTCATGATAGAGCGGatgtgaaaggtgatgtAGAGTTGGTGTTTAGTAATGCCGATGTTGAATGGAGATC TGATTGGCCAATACCGAGATTGGGTCAAGGTGCATTTAGATTATCACTCGAAAGTATATACAAG TCTACAACAGGGTTGGAGTTACCTTATAAACAATTTGGAAAACCTTTCAAAGCGACGTACGATTTTTCGGAATTGATGTTACGCCGATACCTGAAGGAGGTAGGGAGGGATCCAGAGGGAGAGTTGAACGT CTATATGGTAGGCGATAATCCCCTTTCAGATATTGATGGGGCCAATCGACACGGTTGGTCGTCCATCTTGGTGAGGACAGGTGTATTCCACGATACTCACGGGGAAGTACCTAGTCATAAACCTACGAttatagctgatgatgtggagAAGGGGGTGGAATGGGCTATCCAGGAGGAACTGAGGAAGGGGAATTTATAG